A genomic window from Cricetulus griseus strain 17A/GY chromosome 4, alternate assembly CriGri-PICRH-1.0, whole genome shotgun sequence includes:
- the LOC100767737 gene encoding lysine-specific demethylase 4D isoform X2: MASEQDLQSSGSTIMTFRPTMREFSDFSKYIDYMESQGAHRAGLAKVIPPKEWRARQFYEDLSDILIAAPLQQVVSGKAGVFTQFHKKKKAMTVGQYRDLANSKKYRTPPHVSFEDLERKYWKNRFFGSPIYGADVSGSLFDENTQHWNVAHLGSILDLLKQECGIVIEGVNTPYLYFGMWKTTFAWHTEDMDLYSINYLHFGQPKTWYAVPPEHGRRLENLAKQLFPGSSQGCQAFLRHKVALISPTVLKENGIPFGRMTQEAGEFMVTFPYGYHAGFNHGFNCAEAINFATPRWIDYGKVATQCSCGEARVCFSMDAFVRILQPERHEPWKHEGGHEAVDSLEVTSTPKKELTLGTYTRVQGASTMTRRHPHLGPLRNLVGRAHNSCPYTRVSSKSPCHSTSKLLDTQFTLPVRKLFGQASGASTILVDTAEAEAAVDHPQNSQTCRILNGTPKISLPLTEMDLNKADTGLAPASENFWPPVDIPSHLNQQLAVQHVAK; this comes from the coding sequence ATGGCATCCGAGCAGGACCTCCAGAGCTCAGGCAGTACCATCATGACCTTCCGCCCAACCATGAGAGAGTTTTCAGATTTCAGCAAGTACATTGACTACATGGAATCCCAAGGGGCACACCGAGCTGGCCTGGCCAAGGTCATCCCGCCCAAGGAGTGGAGAGCCAGGCAATTCTATGAAGATCTCAGTGACATTTTAATAGCCGCACCCCTGCAGCAAGTGGTGTCTGGCAAGGCAGGTGTGTTCACTCAATTCCATAAGAAGAAGAAAGCCATGACAGTGGGGCAGTACCGGGACCTGGCCAATAGCAAAAAATACCGGACCCCACCACACGTGAGTTTTGAAGATTTggaaagaaaatactggaagaatCGCTTCTTTGGGTCGCCAATTTATGGTGCTGACGTTAGCGGCTCCCTGTTTGATGAGAACACTCAGCATTGGAACGTGGCACACCTGGGAAGCATTTTGGACCTCTTGAAACAGGAATGTGGCATTGTGATTGAGGGCGTCAACACGCCCTACTTGTACTTCGGCATGTGGAAGACCACCTTCGCCTGGCACACGGAGGACATGGACCTGTACAGCATCAACTACCTGCATTTTGGGCAGCCCAAGACGTGGTACGCAGTGCCCCCTGAGCATGGCCGGCGCCTGGAGAACCTGGCCAAACAGCTGTTCCCGGGCAGCTCCCAGGGCTGCCAGGCTTTCCTGAGGCACAAGGTGGCACTCATCTCTCCCACTGTGCTCAAGGAGAACGGCATCCCCTTTGGCCGCATGACCCAGGAGGCTGGGGAGTTCATGGTCACTTTTCCCTATGGCTACCACGCTGGCTTCAACCACGGTTTCAACTGTGCAGAGGCCATCAATTTCGCCACCCCGAGGTGGATCGACTATGGCAAGGTGGCTACACAGTGCAGCTGTGGGGAGGCCAGGGTGTGTTTCTCCATGGATGCCTTTGTGCGGATCCTGCAGCCTGAGCGACATGAGCCGTGGAAACACGAAGGGGGTCATGAAGCTGTGGACTCTCTGGAGGTGACCTCAACCCCCAAGAAAGAACTGACCCTTGGGACCTACACACGGGTTCAGGGGGCATCTACTATGACCCGGAGGCATCCCCACCTGGGACCCCTCAGAAATCTGGTAGGCAGAGCCCACAACAGCTGCCCTTACACTAGGGTGAGCTCTAAATCCCCATGCCATTCAACGTCCAAGCTTTTGGACACTCAATTCACACTGCCAGTGAGAAAACTCTTCGGCCAAGCTTCTGGGGCCTCCACGATCCTGGTCGATACTGCTGAAGCCGAAGCTGCCGTGGACCATCCACAGAATTCACAGACCTGTAGAATCTTGAATGGTACCCCCAAAATCTCCCTGCCACTCACAGAGATGGACTTGAACAAAGCAGACACAGGTTTAGCTCCTGCCTCTGAGAACTTTTGGCCACCAGTGGACATCCCTAGCCATCTGAACCAACAGCTAGCTGTCCAGCATGTTGCCAAATGA